A region from the Mycolicibacterium phlei genome encodes:
- a CDS encoding enoyl-CoA hydratase/isomerase family protein has protein sequence MTGKPIETAVEGPLLVLTLNRPDKGNALRHEDCVTLRRSIEEVDGGTDIRAILIRAEGRHFCAGADLVAANAPGAKPRPGHMARALHAGAHGLISALWHSPVPTVSAVQGRAIGLGMHLAVACDFTIAAEEAVFSAVFCKRGFSVDSGGSYLLPRLIGLRRARQMLMRAVPVPAPTAADWGLIDSAVPGARLEDESLRLATELASGATFSLGHTKRLLNDPVSSDIDAVLAQEAASVEATIRSADFKEGIRAFVERREPVFTGV, from the coding sequence ATGACCGGCAAGCCGATTGAGACCGCCGTCGAGGGGCCACTGCTGGTGCTCACCCTCAACCGTCCCGACAAGGGAAATGCGCTGCGGCACGAGGACTGTGTGACACTGCGCCGCAGCATCGAGGAGGTCGACGGCGGCACCGACATCCGCGCGATCCTGATCCGCGCCGAGGGCAGGCACTTCTGCGCCGGGGCGGATCTGGTCGCCGCCAACGCCCCCGGTGCCAAACCCCGGCCCGGCCACATGGCCCGCGCGCTGCACGCCGGCGCGCACGGACTGATCTCCGCGCTCTGGCACAGCCCGGTGCCGACCGTCAGCGCGGTGCAGGGCCGCGCGATCGGCCTGGGCATGCACCTGGCGGTGGCGTGCGACTTCACCATCGCCGCCGAGGAGGCGGTGTTCAGCGCCGTGTTCTGCAAGCGCGGCTTCTCCGTCGACAGCGGCGGCTCGTACCTGCTGCCCAGGCTCATCGGGCTGCGCCGGGCCCGCCAGATGCTGATGCGCGCGGTCCCGGTGCCCGCTCCCACCGCGGCCGACTGGGGACTCATCGACTCCGCGGTCCCCGGTGCCCGACTTGAGGACGAAAGCCTGCGACTGGCAACGGAACTGGCTTCGGGTGCGACCTTCTCGCTCGGCCACACCAAGCGGCTGCTCAACGACCCGGTGTCGTCGGACATCGACGCGGTGCTGGCCCAGGAGGCCGCGTCGGTGGAGGCCACCATTCGCAGCGCCGACTTCAAGGAGGGCATCCGGGCGTTCGTGGAACGCAGAG
- a CDS encoding FAS1-like dehydratase domain-containing protein has product MTQTAESESGRFEDAVSAEISADDLAKDRAALGKWAASRNQEWISTATPEAIRNFAHSYGDDNPLFTDPDYGPRTRWGSQVAPQIMAAVLNAPLRGDRLPKELRGGSYRGIHAFVSGGTWDWYRPIYPGDTLYSFSGLESVQEKTSEFAGRSVIRVLRDVKINQRAEVVGVYRTLVIYTERKKAREKGKYSSIPEPSYTKDDIAALDEVYAAEKVRGGEPRYWEDVVVGEDMGRMAKGPLTTTDMVVFHAGGYGFVPYGLKTGRMNYQNRLRIPAFYIDNEYGVPDVAQRVHWDNEWAKAIGNPRAYDYGVLRECWIHHFLTDWMGDGAFVVRQHDEIRKFNYQGDIQYLTGTVEGKRQEDGLMLVDVAVEVRNQRGETTAQADATISMPSREHGAAMTPEVPQDLKRDAIRMFERHGELLEKR; this is encoded by the coding sequence ATGACACAGACCGCGGAATCCGAGTCCGGCCGGTTCGAGGATGCTGTATCAGCCGAGATCAGCGCCGACGATCTCGCCAAGGATCGTGCGGCGTTGGGGAAGTGGGCTGCCTCGCGCAACCAGGAGTGGATCTCGACGGCGACGCCGGAGGCGATCCGTAATTTCGCCCACAGCTACGGTGATGACAACCCTTTGTTCACCGATCCGGATTATGGTCCGCGTACCCGGTGGGGAAGTCAGGTGGCGCCGCAGATCATGGCGGCGGTGTTGAACGCGCCGTTGCGCGGTGACCGGCTGCCCAAGGAGTTGCGGGGTGGTAGTTACCGCGGCATTCACGCGTTCGTCTCGGGTGGGACGTGGGACTGGTACCGGCCGATCTACCCGGGTGACACGTTGTACAGCTTCTCCGGTCTGGAGTCGGTGCAGGAGAAGACCTCCGAGTTCGCCGGCCGGTCGGTGATCCGGGTATTGCGCGACGTGAAGATCAACCAGCGTGCCGAGGTGGTGGGGGTGTATCGGACGCTGGTGATCTACACCGAGCGCAAGAAGGCCCGGGAGAAGGGCAAGTACTCCTCGATCCCGGAGCCGTCGTACACCAAGGACGATATCGCCGCGCTCGATGAGGTCTATGCGGCTGAGAAGGTTCGCGGCGGCGAGCCGCGGTACTGGGAGGACGTGGTCGTCGGTGAGGACATGGGCAGGATGGCCAAGGGACCTCTGACCACCACGGACATGGTGGTGTTCCACGCCGGCGGCTACGGGTTCGTGCCCTACGGGCTCAAGACCGGGCGGATGAATTACCAGAACCGGTTGCGGATTCCGGCGTTCTATATCGATAACGAGTACGGGGTGCCGGATGTGGCGCAGCGGGTGCACTGGGACAACGAGTGGGCCAAGGCGATCGGTAATCCGCGCGCCTACGACTACGGGGTGCTGCGGGAGTGCTGGATCCACCACTTCCTCACCGACTGGATGGGAGACGGGGCGTTCGTGGTGCGCCAGCACGACGAGATCCGCAAGTTCAACTACCAGGGCGACATCCAGTACCTGACCGGCACGGTGGAGGGTAAGCGGCAGGAGGACGGGCTGATGCTGGTCGATGTCGCGGTGGAGGTGCGCAACCAACGCGGAGAGACCACCGCCCAGGCTGATGCCACGATCAGCATGCCCAGCCGCGAACACGGTGCGGCGATGACACCGGAGGTGCCCCAGGACCTCAAACGCGACGCCATCCGCATGTTCGAGCGCCACGGCGAACTGCTGGAGAAGCGATGA
- a CDS encoding acyl-CoA dehydrogenase family protein, translating into MTDTFRSRVRDFLAANDPGPPPKDPAGRLQWQRDWAALLVDEGFAAPSWPREWGGMELSLADQVVYHEEFAKVKRPAHPGPGIMVVGPTIIKHGTDSQRRRFLRPGLRGDIIWVQGFSEPEAGSDLPGLRTRAERDGDHYVVSGQKIWITNARNADWLFALVRTGTVESRQHGISYLLIDMSTPGVTVRPLRDMTGNSLFGEIFLDDVRVPVDNRVGAENDGWRIARTSLGHERSTAGVAQGMRYRRIVNELHSLARELGRSSDPRIRQQLAAIEVDVRLIILNNTRTLSTVLAGSEPGPVSSIGRLMFTEFEKRLHELAVDLIGAPATLAPTDPHSVQRGRWVTGFLATRASTIGAGTAEIQRNTIAEQVLGLPRDEVSTH; encoded by the coding sequence ATGACAGACACCTTCCGGTCGCGGGTGCGCGACTTCCTGGCGGCCAACGACCCGGGCCCGCCGCCGAAGGATCCCGCGGGACGCCTGCAGTGGCAACGCGACTGGGCCGCACTGCTGGTGGACGAGGGATTCGCGGCGCCCTCGTGGCCGCGCGAATGGGGCGGTATGGAGCTCTCGCTGGCCGACCAGGTGGTCTACCACGAAGAGTTCGCCAAGGTGAAGAGGCCGGCGCATCCGGGCCCCGGCATCATGGTGGTCGGGCCGACGATCATCAAGCACGGCACCGACTCCCAGCGGCGTCGCTTCCTGCGGCCCGGTCTGCGCGGCGACATCATCTGGGTGCAGGGCTTCTCCGAACCCGAGGCCGGCTCGGACCTGCCCGGCCTGCGCACCCGCGCTGAACGCGACGGCGACCACTACGTGGTGTCGGGCCAGAAGATCTGGATCACCAACGCGCGCAACGCCGACTGGCTGTTCGCCCTGGTGCGCACGGGCACCGTCGAGTCGCGCCAGCACGGGATCAGCTACCTGCTGATCGACATGTCGACGCCGGGGGTCACGGTGCGGCCGTTGCGCGACATGACCGGCAACTCGTTGTTTGGTGAGATCTTTCTCGACGATGTGCGCGTTCCGGTGGACAACCGGGTGGGCGCCGAGAACGACGGCTGGCGGATCGCCCGCACCAGCCTCGGCCACGAGCGCTCCACCGCGGGCGTGGCCCAGGGCATGCGGTACCGCAGGATCGTCAACGAACTTCACTCTCTCGCCCGCGAACTCGGTCGCAGTTCAGACCCGCGGATCCGCCAGCAACTGGCCGCCATCGAGGTCGATGTCCGGCTCATCATCCTCAACAACACCCGCACCCTGAGCACCGTGCTGGCGGGCTCGGAACCCGGCCCGGTCTCCTCCATCGGGCGGCTGATGTTCACCGAGTTCGAGAAGCGGTTGCACGAACTGGCCGTCGACCTGATCGGGGCGCCGGCGACGCTGGCGCCGACGGACCCCCACTCGGTGCAGCGCGGCCGCTGGGTGACCGGGTTCCTGGCGACCCGGGCGTCGACCATCGGCGCCGGCACCGCCGAGATCCAGCGCAACACGATCGCCGAGCAGGTCCTCGGGCTGCCGCGCGATGAGGTTTCAACACACTGA
- a CDS encoding acyl-CoA dehydrogenase: MRFVIDDDVLGLVESIAGFFERRGDRRAITEATRDSDAADRQRWQALCEMGVPLLRLPEPDGVGAGLLEATAVAERFGAVLLPEPGVAALVLAPLWANHPGAGDLLDTLCAGSRVTTLSAFGDIAVSPSGEITGRARIFDDGISDAAAVLAHDEYTGGSALAVFDMAVLGRACGGPVLDPTRPLTEIAPAGVEPLAILRLCGEDAERIRKEFVILSAAELVGGMEQVLRDTVEFVKTRTQFGRPVGSFQAVKHQLADAYALTEQGRALVQFAALSIADDPQDLVGSLARWVPRSAITVFETAIHLHGAMGFSWEVDVHLYLRRALVLRTVLSRYAATPTARAV; this comes from the coding sequence GTGCGTTTCGTAATCGATGACGACGTCCTGGGACTCGTCGAGTCCATCGCGGGCTTCTTCGAGCGGCGAGGCGACCGTCGGGCGATCACTGAGGCGACGCGGGACTCGGACGCCGCCGACCGGCAGCGGTGGCAGGCCCTCTGCGAGATGGGCGTACCGCTGCTGCGACTGCCCGAACCCGACGGCGTGGGTGCCGGGCTCCTCGAGGCCACCGCGGTCGCCGAGAGGTTCGGCGCGGTGCTGCTGCCCGAACCGGGCGTCGCCGCGCTGGTGCTGGCACCCCTGTGGGCGAACCATCCCGGTGCCGGTGACCTGCTCGATACCCTGTGCGCCGGGTCTCGGGTCACGACGCTGTCGGCCTTCGGCGACATCGCGGTCAGCCCATCGGGCGAGATCACCGGACGGGCGCGCATTTTCGACGACGGCATCAGCGACGCGGCCGCGGTACTGGCACACGATGAGTACACCGGCGGGTCGGCGCTGGCCGTGTTTGACATGGCGGTACTGGGGCGGGCCTGCGGCGGACCGGTCCTCGACCCCACGCGACCGCTCACCGAGATCGCGCCGGCCGGCGTGGAACCCCTCGCGATCCTGCGCCTCTGCGGTGAGGATGCCGAGCGGATCCGCAAAGAGTTCGTCATCCTCAGCGCCGCCGAACTGGTCGGCGGAATGGAGCAGGTGCTGCGCGACACCGTCGAGTTCGTCAAAACCCGAACACAATTCGGCCGTCCCGTCGGCAGCTTCCAGGCCGTCAAACATCAGCTCGCCGATGCCTACGCGCTGACCGAGCAGGGCAGGGCGCTGGTGCAGTTCGCCGCCCTTTCGATCGCCGACGATCCGCAGGACCTCGTCGGTTCGCTGGCCCGCTGGGTACCCAGGTCGGCGATCACCGTCTTCGAGACCGCCATCCATCTGCACGGCGCGATGGGGTTCTCGTGGGAGGTCGACGTTCACCTGTACCTGCGCCGTGCCCTGGTGCTGCGTACCGTGCTGAGCCGATACGCGGCAACCCCGACGGCGCGGGCGGTCTGA
- a CDS encoding class I adenylate-forming enzyme family protein, producing MNAASVSSATAVADILARCAAAAPDSTALIVDGVEYTFGQLDAAAAEYAPRLVPGTRVLARLGNDAASIAAVHAAWRAGCSVVTASVMVPGAEVDRRCRETAVSAVLDPVAAEGLRIDITDTGVRTPGPAEEAVVMFTSGTTGTPKGASLTFGALRGSVAGIAVGNGLPEEGRAPVVPARGPRIVLVPTAHMGGFLGVLTAWWLGKPALLVRKFSADKVFDLAQRYRLGLLALTPAMVWELVQDRSGRPLPGVDSVIVGTAALPEATRLAFEERFSVPVLRNYGQTEFAGAIAFERPQDVAAGRRPTGTVGRIAPGVQVAILDPDGAQLPTGEVGEIAARAASAMSGYLGPDGKPTPVVDWMRTGDLGYLDADGFLFVVGRVRDMIVCGGFNVYPAQVEAALNDLPEVADSAVAGIPDDRLGEIPVATVVLKPDITADADTIRNALRAKLAAYELPRRVVMVDAIPRHETGKVDRDAVGRLVQERTS from the coding sequence ATGAACGCGGCGTCTGTCTCGAGCGCCACGGCGGTGGCCGACATTCTGGCCCGCTGCGCGGCCGCGGCGCCCGACAGCACTGCTCTGATCGTCGACGGTGTCGAGTACACGTTCGGTCAACTCGACGCCGCCGCAGCCGAGTACGCACCCCGACTGGTGCCCGGCACCCGGGTGCTGGCCCGGCTGGGCAACGATGCCGCCTCCATCGCCGCGGTGCACGCCGCGTGGCGAGCCGGCTGTTCTGTGGTGACCGCCAGCGTGATGGTGCCCGGCGCCGAGGTCGATCGGCGCTGCCGGGAGACCGCGGTGTCGGCGGTACTGGACCCCGTTGCCGCCGAGGGTCTTCGGATCGATATCACCGACACCGGTGTGCGCACGCCGGGGCCCGCCGAGGAGGCGGTGGTGATGTTCACGTCCGGCACCACCGGCACTCCGAAGGGTGCGTCGCTGACCTTCGGCGCGCTGCGCGGCAGCGTCGCCGGGATCGCCGTGGGCAACGGACTCCCCGAGGAGGGCCGCGCGCCGGTTGTTCCGGCACGGGGTCCGCGCATCGTGCTGGTGCCGACCGCCCACATGGGCGGGTTCCTCGGGGTTCTGACCGCCTGGTGGCTTGGCAAGCCGGCCCTGCTGGTGCGCAAGTTCTCCGCCGACAAGGTGTTCGACCTCGCGCAGCGGTACCGGCTCGGCCTTCTGGCGCTGACCCCGGCGATGGTGTGGGAGCTGGTTCAGGACCGTAGCGGCCGCCCGCTGCCGGGTGTCGACAGCGTGATCGTCGGCACCGCGGCCCTGCCCGAGGCCACCCGGTTGGCCTTCGAGGAGCGCTTCTCCGTGCCGGTGCTGCGCAACTACGGTCAGACGGAGTTCGCCGGTGCGATCGCCTTCGAGCGGCCGCAGGACGTCGCGGCCGGACGGCGACCCACCGGCACGGTCGGCCGTATCGCCCCCGGGGTTCAGGTCGCCATCCTGGATCCCGACGGCGCGCAGCTGCCCACCGGCGAGGTCGGTGAGATCGCGGCCCGGGCCGCGTCGGCGATGTCGGGCTACCTCGGCCCCGACGGCAAGCCCACACCGGTCGTCGACTGGATGCGCACGGGCGATCTCGGGTACCTGGACGCCGACGGGTTCCTGTTCGTCGTCGGCCGGGTGCGGGACATGATCGTCTGCGGTGGGTTCAACGTCTATCCCGCCCAGGTTGAGGCCGCGCTCAACGACCTCCCCGAGGTCGCCGACTCGGCCGTCGCAGGTATCCCCGACGACCGTCTCGGTGAGATTCCCGTCGCGACGGTGGTACTCAAGCCGGACATCACCGCAGATGCCGATACGATCCGGAACGCCTTGCGTGCCAAGCTCGCCGCCTACGAACTGCCGCGCCGGGTGGTGATGGTCGACGCCATCCCGCGGCATGAGACGGGAAAGGTCGACCGGGACGCGGTCGGACGACTGGTGCAGGAGCGGACGTCGTGA
- a CDS encoding acyl-CoA dehydrogenase family protein translates to MTVDARVITTDLTDDEFRAVLRKWFADNPAPELPELHHIGDDADAEYLAAQRQWQKKLAQAGLAGIAWPVEYGGQGASPVRQLIFHEEHQRTGGRGGEPFFVGLAHAGPTIIAEGTDEQRRRWLPGILTGDLLFAQCFSEPGAGSDLASLSTRAVLDGDHLVVSGQKIWNTRAQHADLCELLVRTDPDDRYGGLTYLIADMRTPGITVRPITAITGRPEFCEVYFDEARIPVDNVLGRIGDGWKVATTTLLFERSTAFAATIIGLQRVLAALAEKHRGDAVLSHRIRELRDDANAARALLYKGVSEQHEGGEPGPASGALKLIATELNHAVRRTALLAGEPDAEKYFESFGLRIGGGTSEIQRNILAERVLGLPKEPRR, encoded by the coding sequence GTGACGGTGGACGCACGGGTCATCACGACCGATCTGACCGACGACGAGTTCCGCGCGGTGTTGCGGAAGTGGTTCGCCGACAACCCGGCCCCGGAGTTGCCGGAGCTGCACCACATCGGCGACGACGCGGACGCGGAGTATCTCGCCGCGCAACGGCAGTGGCAGAAGAAGCTGGCGCAGGCCGGTCTGGCGGGGATCGCGTGGCCGGTGGAGTACGGTGGCCAGGGCGCGTCACCGGTGCGGCAGTTGATCTTCCATGAGGAGCATCAGCGCACGGGGGGCCGCGGGGGTGAGCCGTTCTTCGTCGGGCTCGCGCATGCCGGTCCGACCATCATCGCCGAGGGCACCGACGAGCAGCGGCGACGCTGGCTGCCCGGCATCCTCACCGGGGATCTGCTGTTCGCGCAGTGCTTCTCGGAACCCGGGGCCGGTTCGGACCTGGCGTCGCTGAGCACCCGCGCCGTGCTCGACGGCGACCACCTGGTGGTGAGCGGTCAGAAGATCTGGAACACCCGGGCCCAGCACGCCGACCTGTGTGAACTGCTGGTGCGCACCGATCCGGACGACCGTTACGGCGGGCTGACGTACCTCATCGCGGACATGCGCACGCCCGGTATCACGGTCCGGCCGATCACCGCGATCACCGGCAGGCCGGAGTTCTGCGAGGTGTACTTCGACGAGGCCCGGATCCCGGTCGACAACGTCCTGGGCCGGATCGGCGACGGCTGGAAGGTAGCGACCACCACGCTGCTGTTCGAGCGCAGCACCGCGTTCGCGGCCACGATCATCGGTCTGCAGCGCGTTCTGGCCGCTCTCGCCGAGAAACACCGCGGTGACGCCGTGTTGTCGCACCGGATCCGCGAACTCCGTGACGACGCCAACGCCGCCCGCGCCCTGCTGTACAAGGGGGTGTCCGAACAACACGAGGGCGGCGAGCCGGGGCCGGCGAGCGGGGCGCTCAAGCTCATCGCCACCGAACTCAACCACGCTGTCCGCCGCACCGCGCTGCTCGCCGGTGAACCCGATGCGGAGAAGTACTTCGAGTCCTTCGGCCTGCGCATCGGCGGTGGCACGTCGGAGATCCAGCGCAACATCCTCGCCGAGCGGGTGCTCGGGCTGCCAAAGGAGCCCCGGCGATGA
- a CDS encoding acyl-CoA dehydrogenase family protein, translating to MTTVDMEVLAEAEAFLATEGPAFRAEFGDRQDFEAARAWQRRLDRGGWVGLNWPTEYGGRALDLATQVAVETAIGEVGAPQIAGFIGVNTVAAALMRWGTAEQKAFLPGIRSADLIFCQGFSEPGAGSDLASLRTRAQKTDEGFILTGQKIWTSHGADGDQCLVLARTTPIADGTRSHKGLSLLLVPLDLPGVTVAPIRQLNGGREFCEVFFDDVRLPSSALVGPLDDGWRAAMSTLAHERAAAMLLSMRTRATVRTAVRSTLADAPPARRDEVLQLYVDAEVLGLLAERSIAEIGAGTVGPAQSVVKFAWSLVDQRYSELLFDLHGPAAAAGLAPAAAEALLFSRSSTIAAGTTEVMRNILAEQVLGLPR from the coding sequence ATGACGACGGTCGACATGGAGGTCCTCGCGGAGGCGGAGGCATTCCTGGCCACCGAGGGGCCCGCCTTTCGTGCGGAGTTCGGTGACCGGCAGGATTTCGAGGCCGCACGCGCCTGGCAGCGCCGCCTGGACCGTGGGGGCTGGGTCGGCTTGAACTGGCCCACCGAATACGGCGGGCGTGCACTGGATCTCGCCACCCAGGTCGCGGTGGAGACGGCGATCGGCGAGGTCGGGGCACCGCAGATCGCGGGTTTCATCGGGGTCAACACCGTCGCCGCCGCGCTGATGCGGTGGGGAACCGCCGAGCAGAAGGCCTTTCTCCCGGGTATCCGCAGCGCGGATCTCATCTTCTGCCAGGGCTTCTCCGAGCCCGGCGCGGGCAGCGACCTCGCCAGCCTGCGCACCCGGGCGCAGAAGACCGACGAGGGGTTCATCCTCACCGGCCAGAAGATCTGGACGTCCCACGGCGCCGACGGCGACCAGTGCCTGGTGCTGGCCCGGACCACGCCGATCGCCGACGGCACCCGCTCGCACAAGGGACTGTCGCTGCTTCTCGTGCCGTTGGATCTGCCCGGCGTCACCGTCGCGCCGATCCGTCAACTCAACGGCGGCCGGGAGTTCTGTGAGGTGTTCTTCGATGATGTCCGGCTGCCGTCCTCGGCCCTGGTCGGGCCGCTCGACGACGGGTGGCGCGCCGCGATGAGCACACTGGCCCACGAACGGGCCGCCGCCATGCTGCTGTCCATGCGGACCAGGGCCACCGTCCGCACGGCGGTCCGGTCCACGCTGGCAGACGCCCCGCCCGCACGGCGGGATGAGGTGCTGCAACTGTACGTGGACGCCGAGGTTCTCGGACTGCTCGCCGAACGGTCGATCGCGGAGATCGGCGCAGGGACGGTCGGACCGGCGCAGTCGGTGGTGAAGTTCGCGTGGAGCCTGGTGGACCAGAGGTACTCCGAGCTTCTCTTCGACCTGCACGGCCCGGCGGCCGCCGCGGGTCTGGCGCCGGCCGCGGCCGAGGCGTTGTTGTTCAGCCGCTCGAGCACCATCGCCGCCGGCACCACCGAGGTGATGCGCAACATCCTCGCCGAGCAGGTGCTGGGACTGCCGCGCTGA
- a CDS encoding class I adenylate-forming enzyme family protein has protein sequence MNIALLLEMAASADPDRTAVVSGDIRWTVGELAARADRAAGLIAASGARHLVYVGTGGEMQPLLIFAAARAAVPYTPINYRLSAAAIAELIARLPDPLVVVDDRYRATVSGSSLMESARFVAAAESAEPVGREADGEDTAIVLFTSGTTSAPKAVELSHANLTSYITGTVEFCSAEPQDAALICVPPYHIAGVNAALSNLYAGRRMVYLREFDADAWVRLAAAERVTTATVVPTMLDRIVGVLEHRPTGLPALRNLAYGGSKVPLPLVRRALRLLPDVGFVNAYGLTETSSTVAVLTPEDHRTALAATDPAVARRLGSVGRAVPGVELQIRGQDGRVLGPGETGELYVRGAQVSGRYTGLGSVLDDDGWFPTRDVASMDEDGYLYIAGRSDDTIIRGGENIAPAEIEDVLVEHPEVREVAVVGVDDDQWGQAIVAVVVPQPGTSPQPEELRNFVRRTLRGSRTPDRIVFRDSLPVTPTGKVLRREIRLDVAGELCGS, from the coding sequence GTGAACATCGCACTACTGCTGGAGATGGCAGCGTCGGCCGATCCCGACCGGACCGCCGTCGTCAGCGGCGACATCCGTTGGACGGTCGGTGAACTCGCTGCCCGCGCCGACCGCGCTGCTGGTCTGATCGCGGCCTCGGGAGCCCGCCACCTCGTCTACGTCGGCACCGGCGGCGAGATGCAGCCACTGCTGATCTTCGCCGCCGCACGGGCCGCGGTGCCCTACACACCCATCAACTACCGCCTGTCGGCGGCGGCGATCGCCGAGTTGATCGCCCGCCTTCCGGATCCGTTGGTCGTGGTGGACGACCGCTACCGGGCCACGGTGAGCGGGTCTTCGCTCATGGAGTCCGCCCGGTTCGTCGCCGCCGCGGAATCGGCCGAGCCGGTTGGCCGCGAAGCCGACGGCGAGGACACGGCGATAGTGTTGTTCACCTCCGGCACGACGTCGGCGCCCAAGGCGGTGGAGCTCTCGCACGCCAACCTCACCAGCTACATCACCGGAACCGTCGAATTCTGTTCGGCTGAGCCACAGGACGCCGCGCTGATCTGTGTGCCGCCGTATCACATCGCCGGGGTGAACGCGGCGCTGTCGAACCTGTACGCGGGCAGGCGGATGGTGTATCTGCGCGAGTTCGACGCCGACGCATGGGTCCGGCTCGCCGCCGCGGAGCGGGTCACCACCGCCACCGTGGTGCCGACGATGCTGGACCGCATCGTCGGTGTGCTGGAGCACCGGCCGACCGGGCTGCCCGCGCTGCGCAACCTCGCCTACGGCGGGTCGAAGGTACCCCTGCCCCTGGTGCGCAGAGCGCTGCGGCTGCTGCCCGACGTCGGGTTCGTCAACGCCTACGGGCTCACCGAAACCAGTTCCACGGTCGCCGTTCTCACCCCCGAGGACCATCGCACGGCGCTGGCCGCCACCGACCCGGCGGTTGCCCGGCGGCTGGGCTCGGTGGGCCGGGCGGTGCCGGGCGTCGAACTGCAGATCCGCGGCCAGGACGGTCGCGTCCTCGGTCCCGGGGAGACGGGTGAGCTGTACGTGCGCGGTGCGCAGGTGTCGGGGCGCTACACCGGTCTGGGCAGCGTGCTCGACGACGACGGCTGGTTTCCGACGCGCGATGTCGCGTCCATGGACGAGGACGGCTACCTGTACATCGCAGGCCGCTCCGACGACACGATCATCCGCGGCGGTGAGAACATCGCGCCCGCCGAAATCGAGGACGTCCTCGTCGAACACCCCGAGGTGCGCGAGGTCGCGGTGGTCGGGGTCGACGACGACCAGTGGGGCCAGGCCATCGTCGCGGTCGTGGTGCCGCAGCCCGGCACGTCGCCGCAGCCCGAGGAGCTGCGCAACTTCGTGCGCCGCACGCTGCGCGGGTCACGGACACCGGACCGTATCGTGTTCCGCGACAGCCTGCCGGTCACCCCGACCGGGAAGGTGCTGCGGCGCGAGATCCGCCTTGACGTCGCCGGTGAGCTCTGCGGAAGCTGA